The Neurospora crassa OR74A linkage group IV, whole genome shotgun sequence genome has a segment encoding these proteins:
- the asn-2 gene encoding asparagine synthetase domain-containing protein 1 — MCGIHAVLTPPGVTHIVSSDLTRCLCNRGPDYLGQVERRVTSSTNDDSTDCWTLKLTSTVLALRGDHVAKQPLSDLDTDKGSVLCWNGEAWRINGEPVSGNDGEEIWRMLRGVEANASVTTTIPILMEEEKEEHILDVFRAIEGPFAFVYWHEASRKVFFGRDRLGRRSLMMKRDERTGEVVLSSVAEGLSGGDANANGWKEVEADGIYVLDLGMLPSSGEGVTSAVLQPVRRDWIKGVDPAEFVSSIGRFNKSLPPASGYAPLSITSPSVAALKQQLINSLSLRVLNIPQPPNADRVAHDTRVAVLFSGGLDCTVLARLAHEVMDPEQGIDLLNVAFENPRVVAQLRKDHAKNNGPNGEVDVDSIDFYEACPDRITGRKSFAELQRVCPGRAFRFVAVNVPYTKTLSHRQQVISLIYPHNTEMDLSIGYALYFAARGQGACTHLDGRVEEEYTSPARVLLSGLGADELFGGYSRHPSAYERAGYAGLVDELLLDVGRLGKRNLGRDDRAMSHWSKEVRFPYLDERLVKWAMDTPAWEKCDFENEGGEVEPGKRVLRLLALELSMEGVAKEKKRAIQFGARTAKMESGRVKGTTLIS, encoded by the exons ATGTGCGGCATCCACGCCGTCCTCACCCCCCCAGGCGTCACCCACATCGTCTCTTCAGACTTGACTCGCTGTCTCTGCAACCGCGGTCCAGATTACCTCGGCCAGGTTGAGAGGCGCGTCACCTCTTCAACCAACGACGACTCAACGGACTGCTGGACATTAAAGCTCACATCCACCGTCCTCGCCCTTCGCGGCGATCACGTCGCTAAACAACCGCTCTCCGACCTGGACACGGACAAAGGCTCCGTGCTCTGCTGGAATGGCGAGGCTTGGCGCATCAATGGTGAACCCGTCAGTGGCAACGATGGAGAGGAGATTTGGCGGATGCTGAGGGGAGTGGAAGCTAATGCTTCTGTGACTACTACTATTCCTATTTtgatggaagaggagaaggaagagcaTATCCTGGATGTCTTCCGAGCCATTGAAGGTCCGTTTGCCTTTGTCTACTGGCATGAGGCGAGCCGGAAAGTCTTCTTTGGTAGGGACCGGCTGGGAAGGAGGTCGCTTATGATGAAGAGGGATGAGCGGACTGGAGAGGTGGTGTTATCGAGTGTTGCGGAGGGGTTAAGCGGTGGTGATGCCAACGCCAACGGGtggaaggaggtggaggctGATGGGATTTATGTGCTTGATTTGGGCATGTTGCCTTCGTCAGGTGAGGGTGTAACATCCGCGGTGTTGCAGCCGGTACGAAGGGATTGGATCAAGGGTGTTGACCCCGCCGAGTTT GTTTCCAGCATCGGCAGATTCAACAAGTCTCTCCCACCCGCCTCGGGCTACGCGCCACTGTCAATAACTTCCCCCTCGGTAGCTGCGCTGAAGCAACAACTTATCAACTCCCTGTCTCTGCGTGTTCTCAACATTCCGCAGCCTCCGAATGCAGACAGAGTAGCACACGACACTCGCGTCGCGGTTCTCTTCTCCGGAGGTTTGGATTGCACTGTCCTTGCGAGACTAGCACACGAGGTTATGGACCCGGAGCAAGGGATCGATCTCCTGAACGTGGCGTTCGAAAACCCGCGCGTTGTGGCCCAGCTCCGCAAGGATCATGCCAAGAACAACGGTCCCAATGGTGAAGTCGATGTCGACAGCATCGATTTCTACGAGGCCTGTCCCGACAGAATTACTGGCAGAAAGTCGTTCGCCGAGCTGCAGAGAGTCTGTCCTGGACGGGCCTTCCGGTTTGTAGCT GTAAACGTCCCTTATACCAAAACCCTTTCCCACCGCCAACAGGTGATCTCCCTCATCTATCCGCACAACACCGAAATGGATCTCTCCATCGGCTACGCCCTCTACTTCGCCGCGCGCGGCCAAGGCGCATGCACCCACCTGGACGGgcgggtggaggaggagtacaCCTCCCCGGCCCGCGTCCTTCTGTCCGGCTTGGGAGCCGACGAACTCTTCGGTGGTTATTCCCGCCACCCGTCCGCCTATGAGAGGGCCGGATATGCCGGTCTTGTTGATGAACTCTTGCTAGACGTGGGTCGTCTGGGCAAGCGGAACCTTGGTCGGGATGATCGGGCCATGTCTCACTGGAGTAAGGAGGTGAGGTTTCCTTATCTGGACGAGAGACTGGTGAAGTGGGCCATGGACACTCCGGCGTGGGAGAAGTGTGACTTTGAGAACGAGGGAGGGGAAGTCGAACCTGGTAAGCGAGTTCTGAGGCTGCTTGCTCTGGAATTGAGTATGGAAGGCGTggcgaaggagaagaaaagggct ATTCAATTCGGCGCAAGAACCGCCAAGATGGAAAGCGGAAGGGTAAAAGGAACCACCCTGATCTCCTGA
- a CDS encoding splicing factor 3a subunit 2, which produces MDYQNRAGSKFGGGGVASHSATNADRRERLRKLALETIDLDKDPYIFRNHLGSFECRLCLTVHQNDGSYLAHTQGKKHQTNLARRAAREQKEGKGEVDPQTGLPVGVVGAGFAALGLGAGGVRKNVVKIGRPGYKITKVRDPITRQQGLLFQLQYPDIAPGVTPKWQVMSAFSQRVEEPDRNYQYLLVAAEPYETCGFKIPARELDKREDKQFEFWDPDSKEYWVQIMFMTEREERFNAAPGLTGRR; this is translated from the coding sequence ATGGATTACCAGAACCGCGCGGGCTCTAaattcggcggcggcggcgtagCCTCCCACTCCGCCACCAACGCCGACCGTCGCGAGCGTCTGCGCAAGCTCGCTCTCGAGACCATCGATCTCGACAAGGACCCTTACATTTTCCGTAACCATCTCGGCTCCTTCGAATGCCGTCTGTGTTTGACGGTGCACCAGAACGACGGCTCCTACCTCGCCCACACCCAAGGCAAGAAGCATCAAACAAACCTCGCTCGCCGTGCCGCCCGCGAGCAAAAAGAAGGCAAAGGCGAAGTCGATCCGCAGACGGGTCTCCccgtcggcgtcgtcggcgCGGGTTTCGCCGCTTTGGGACTGGGCGCCGGCGGCGTGCGCAAGAACGTGGTCAAGATTGGTCGCCCCGGATACAAGATCACGAAAGTGCGCGACCCCATCACCCGCCAGCAGGGATTGCTGTTCCAGCTGCAGTACCCGGATATTGCCCCGGGCGTCACACCCAAGTGGCAGGTCATGAGCGCCTTCAGCCAAAGGGTCGAGGAACCGGACAGGAACTACCAGTACCTCCTGGTCGCCGCGGAGCCGTACGAGACATGTGGGTTCAAGATCCCGGCGCGCGAGCTGGACAAGCGCGAGGATAAGCAGTTTGAGTTTTGGGACCCGGATAGCAAGGAGTACTGGGTGCAGATCATGTTCATGACGGAGCGCGAGGAGCGCTTCAATGCGGCGCCTGGGTTGACGGGGAGGAGGTGA
- a CDS encoding CAIB/BAIF family enzyme: MMRRSLFKAIRASALRRSIPATTRRCFASSSVRFADGTLPLEGYRVLDMTRVLAGPYCTQILGDLGAEVIKIEHPVRGDDTRAWGPPYASYKSGSSMEGPGESAYFLGVNRNKKSLALSFQDPAGVEILQKLAAKCDILVENYIPGSLKKYGLDYETLRQINPALIYASITGYGQTGPYSKRAGYDVMVEAEFGLMHITGNRDGPPVKVGVAVTDLTTGLYTSNSIMAALLARAKTGRGQWIDACLSDCQTATLANIASSSLISGKKDSGRWGTAHPSIVPYKAFETKDGDILFGGGNDRLFGILCDGLGRPEWKDDPKYKINAQRVANRVELEAEIEKITKTKTTQEWLDVFEGKGLPYAAINDILTTLTHEHTLARNMVVEVEHEECGPIKMVNSPVKYSETTPTIRSPPPTLGQHTDEVLRDHVGLSDEQIRQLREKGVVR; the protein is encoded by the exons ATGATGCGCCGCAGTTTGTTCAAGGCCATCCGTGCTTCGGCGCTGCGCCGTTCTATCCCGGCGACAACTCGTCGTTGCTTTGCCAGCTCCTCAGTCCGTTTCGCGGATGGAACACTTCCACTTGAGGGCTACCGTGTGCTAGACATGACCAGAGTGCTGGCTGGG CCTTACTGTACACAAATTCTCGGAGATCTCGG CGCAGAAGTGATCAAGATCGAGCATCCCGTAAGAGGCGACGATACTCGAGCATGGGGACCACCGTATGCCAGCTACAAGTCCGGTTCGTCCATGGAGGGACCGGGTGAATCGGCCTACTTTCTGGGAGTCAACCGAAACAAGAAGTCGCTTGCCCTTTCATTCCAAGATCCAGCAGGCGTGGAGATACTGCAGAAGCTGGCGGCCAAGTGTGACATCCTCGTGGAAAACTACATCCCGGGATCGCTCAAGAAGTACGGCTTGGACTACGAGACCCTCCGCCAGATCAACCCAGCACTCATCTACGCATCCATTACCGGCTACGGACAGACTGGGCCGTACTCAAAGCGGGCTGGCTACGATGTGATGGTGGAAGCCGAATTTGGCCTTATGCACATCACCGGTAATAGGGATGGCCCGCCGGTCAAGGTCGGCGTGGCCGTGACGGATCTCACCACCGGATTGTATACGAGCAACAGTATCATGGCGGCCCTGCTTGCCCGTGCCAAAACAGGCAGAGGGCAATGGATTGATGCTTGCTTGAGCGACTGCCAGACGGCCACCCTAGCAAATATCGCAAGCAGCTCCCTGATCAGCGGAAAGAAGGACTCGGGCCGGTGGGGAACAGCCCATC CCTCGATTGTTCCGTACAAGGCATTCGAAACCAAGGATGGTGACATTCTCTTCGGCGGAGGAAATGATCGATTATTCGGCATCCTATGCGACGGCCTGGGTCGGCCCGAGTGGAAGGATGACCCAAAGTACAAGATCAACGCGCAGCGGGTAGCGAACCGGGTCGAGCTCGAGGCGGAGATCGAGAAGATCACAAAGACCAAGACGACTCAGGAATGGCTGGACGTCTTTGAGGGTAAAGGGCTGCCTTATGCTGCGATTAACGacatcctcaccaccctcactCACGAGCATACTCTTGCTCGCAACATGGTGGTTGAGGTAGAACATGAAGAGTGTGGGCCCATCAAGATGGTGAACTCGCCTGTCAAGTACTCGGAGACAACTCCCACGATTAGAAGTCCGCCACCTACACTAGGACAGCATACCGACGAGGTCTTGAGAGATCATGTAGGGTTGAGCGACGAGCAAATACGCCAGCtgagggaaaagggggtaGTGAGGTGA
- the cot-1 gene encoding serine/threonine-protein kinase orb6: MDNTNRPHLNLGTNDTRMAPNDRTYPTTPSTFPQPVFPGQQAGGSQQYNQAYAQSGNYYQQNHNDPNTGLAHQFAHQNIGSAGRASPYGSRGPSPAQRPRTSGNSGQQQTYGNYLSAPMPSNTQTEFAPAPERNPDKYGPNANNNQKKCSQLASDFFKDSVKRARERNQRQSEMEQKLGETNDARRRESIWSTAGRKEGQYLRFLRTKDKPENYQTIKIIGKGAFGEVKLVQKKADGKVYAMKSLIKTEMFKKDQLAHVRAERDILAESDSPWVVKLYTTFQDANFLYMLMEFLPGGDLMTMLIKYEIFSEDITRFYIAEIVLAIDAVHKLGFIHRDIKPDNILLDRGGHVKLTDFGLSTGFHKLHDNNYYTQLLQGKSNKPRDNRNSVAIDQINLTVSNRAQINDWRRSRRLMAYSTVGTPDYIAPEIFTGHGYSFDCDWWSLGTIMFECLVGWPPFCAEDSHDTYRKIVNWRHSLYFPDDITLGVDAENLIRSLICNTENRLGRGGAHEIKSHAFFRGVEFDSLRRIRAPFEPRLTSAIDTTYFPTDEIDQTDNATLLKAQQAARGAAAPAQQEESPELSLPFIGYTFKRFDNNFR, translated from the exons ATGGACAACACCAACCGCCCCCATCTCAACCTGGGCACCAACGATACCCGCATGGCTCCAAACGATCGTACCTATCCCACCACCCCGTCCACCTTCCCCCAACCCGTCTTCCCAGGTCAACAAGCCGGTGGTTCCCAGCAGTACAACCAGGCCTACGCCCAGTCCGGCAACTACTATCAACAGAACCA CAACGACCCCAACACTGGTCTCGCCCACCAGTTCGCCCATCAGAACATTGGCAGCGCCGGAAGAGCCTCTCCCTACGGTTCTCGTGGCCCATCTCCCGCTCAACGCCCTCGCACATCCGGAAACTCTGGCCAGCAGCAAACCTACGGCAACTATCTGAGCGCCCCGATGCCTTCGAATACCCAGACCGAGttcgctcccgctcccgagCGGAACCCCGACAAATATGGCCCCAatgccaacaacaaccagaagAAGTGCTCACAGCTGGCCTCTGACTTCTTTAAGGACAGCGTCAAGCGCGCCAGGGAGCGCAACCAGAG ACAGAGCGAGATGGAGCAGAAGCTCGGTGAGACCAACGATGCCCGCCGTCGCGAATCGATCTGGTCAACCGCTGGCCGGAAGGAGGGCCAGTATTTGCGCTTCCTGAGAACCAAGGACAAGCCCGAGAACTACCAGACCATCAAGATCATCGGCAAGGGCGCTTTCGGCGAGGTCAAGCTCGTGCAGAAGAAGGCCGACGGCAAGGTTTACGCCATGAAGTCGCTTATCAAGACGGAAATGTTCAAGAAGGACCAGCTTGCCCACGTCCGAGCAGAAAGAGATATCTTGGCCGAGTCGGACAGCCCATGGGTTGTCAAGCTCTACACCACCTTCCAGGATGCGAACTTCCTTTACATGCTCATGGAGTTCTTGCCCGGTGGTGACTTGATGACCATGCTGATCAAATACGAAATCTTCTCGGAGGATATTACCCGTTTCTACATTGCCGAAATCGTCTTGGCTATCGACGCGGTCCATAAGCTGGGCTTCATTCACAG AGATATTAAGCCAGACAACATCCTTCTTGATAGGGGTGGTCATGTCAAGCTTACAGATTTCGGTCTCTCTACCGGCTTCCACAAGCTCCATGATAACAACTACTACACACAACTGCTCCAGGGCAAATCCAACAAGCCGCGCGACAACCGCAACTCGGTTGCTATTGACCAAATCAACCTGACGGTCAGCAACCGTGCACAGATCAATGACTGGAGACGCTCCAGACGTTTGATGGCCTACTCGACCGTCGGTACACCAGATTATATTGCTCCGGAAATCTTCACTGGCCATGGTTACTCGTTTGATTGCGATTGGTGGTCTTTGGGTACCATCATGTTCGAGTGCTTGGTCGGCTGGCCTCCTTTCTGCGCCGAGGATAGCCACGACACTTACCGCAAGATCGTGAACTGGAGGCACTCGCTTTACTTCCCGGATGACATCACCCTTGGTGTAGATGCCGAGAACCTTATCAGAAG CCTCATCTGCAACACTGAGAACCGTCTCGGCCGTGGTGGTGCTCACGAAATCAAGAGCCACGCCTTCTTCCGCGGCGTTGAGTTCGACAGCTTGCGTCGCATCCGTGCGCCCTTCGAGCCCCGTCTTACATCCGCCATCGATACCACATACTTCCCTACGGACGAGATTGACCAGACGGATAACGCCACGCTGCTCAAGGCTCAGCAGGCCGCTAGGGGCGCCGCTGCCCCTGCGCAGCAGGAGGAGAGCCCAGAACTCAGCTTGCCTTTCATTGGATACACGTTCAAGCGTTTCGACAACAACTTCCGATAA
- the tim54 gene encoding mitochondrial import inner membrane translocase subunit tim-54, which produces MADPVPPASTAPPAAPAATTATPPPPPPPPPPKALRPQNQALRMLGLPNLPNKLPSRNWMIFWTVSASITAAIIYDRREKRRNIAKWRHAVEHLAAEPITDKLGLEQPRKLTIYLSAPPGDGLRVAQDHYTEYVKPVLAASGLDWEFVQGRREGDVRAVVAERLRKVRRGWENKEEQDPNREPTKDELIEIYRQQRGIKDYEGVRGDVVIGRHTWKEYLRGLHEGWLGPLVAPAEPAPLPPTPAPAAAEGSTSTEDKPAEEKKEEEAPKPKRPPQPKPYNTTSDYSSETLHPLTPQELTPAVPIREPHILGFLNTPTRMVRFFNRRSLADDIGREVAAVCLATHREFQQQTNPDAPSTDSVQYEQAKELEWEEQDWPKKVWKEDEADADKEVTEKIHIKPVVMDPRLAHRMRRFALTPEDEDRVSKIKVPEEEVEGWIKGSLRKACHWGYDKAFNKKKLVPLEDKDVE; this is translated from the exons ATGGCCGACCCAGTACCCCCGGCGTCCACTGCGCCGCCTGCCGCTCCGGCTGCAACTACGGCTACA cctcctcctcctcctcctcctcctcctccgaaagCCCTGAGGCCGCAGAACCAGGCACTTCGCATGCTCGGTCTCCCTAACCTGCCCAACAAGCTCCCCTCCCGAAATTGGATGATCTTCTGGACCGTCTCGGCCTCCATCACAGCTGCAATTATTTACGACCGCCGCGAGAAGAGGCGAAACATTGCGAAATGGAGACACGCCGTCGAGCACCTGGCTGCCGAACCCATCACCGATAAACTCGGTCTTGAACAGCCGCGCAAGCTGACCATCTACCTCTCCGCCCCGCCCGGCGACGGCCTGCGCGTCGCTCAGGATCACTACACAGAATACGTCAAGCCTGTTCTGGCCGCCAGTGGCTTGGACTGGGAGTTTGTGCAGGGCCGCCGGGAAGGCGACGTGCGCGCCGTAGTCGCAGAAAGATTGCGCAAGGTGCGCCGTGGCTGGGAGAACAAAGAGGAGCAGGACCCCAACCGCGAGCCTACCAAGGACGAGTTGATAGAGATCTACCGCCAGCAGCGCGGCATCAAGGACTACGAAGGTGTTCGCGGCGATGTTGTCATTGGCCGTCACACATGGAAGGAGTACCTCCGGGGCCTGCACGAGGGTTGGTTAGGGCCGCTGGTCGCGCCCGCTGAGCCTGCGCCACTCCCTCCCACACCCGCACCCGCTGCGGCCGAGGGTAGCACATCTACAGAAGACAAGCCcgcggaggagaagaaggaggaggaagcccCGAAGCCCAAGCGCCCACCCCAACCCAAGCCATACAACACGACCTCCGATTACTCGTCCGAGACCCTTCATCCCCTGACGCCACAGGAACTCACCCCTGCGGTCCCTATCCGTGAGCCTCACATTCTCGGCTTCCTCAACACCCCTACACGCATGGTCCGATTCTTCAACCGCCGCTCACTCGCCGACGACATCGGCCGCGAAGTCGCCGCTGTGTGCCTGGCAACCCACCGCGAGTTCCAGCAACAAACCAACCCAGACGCGCCTTCTACCGATTCGGTGCAGTATGAGCAGGCGAAGGAGCTCGAGTGGGAGGAGCAGGACTGGCCCAAGAAGGTATGGAAAGAGGATGAGGCCGATGCCGATAAGGAAGTGACGGAAAAGATCCATATCAAGCCCGTGGTTATGGACCCAAGACTTGCGCACCGCATGAGGAGGTTTGCCTTGACgcccgaggacgaggatcGGGTGAGCAAGATTAAAgtgcccgaggaggaggtcgaggGCTGGATCAAGGGTTCATTGAGGAAGGCCTGTCATTGGGGCTATGACAAGGCcttcaacaagaagaagcttgTCCCTTTGGAGGATAAGGATGTTGAATAA